Proteins encoded in a region of the Pseudobdellovibrionaceae bacterium genome:
- a CDS encoding zinc-dependent metalloprotease, with product MKTNSLIQKIALSALILTMAITSACTKPRDNQIADEELDHELMAISELQGEGFQMQLASATAEEKARGEGSGIRALAIAGSKLPSKLNPLLQGQIVQGKPGATLNVRFQIEPKTLFVHRLVQANDELTALEKDLIQVDKGQKLLPVLAIPVKSVGVLVPIKNDLGERTHKFELRTTDLAQATHVRVDLKTENVTRIELPKDRPELAREIVDAGSLRQKVLSDADLARLIPSDLQLGAGQYATELVTDEDMAGTQTKILVYSILKKSAIKDAKLLSQLAGGVQRLDVRMCPATIASQAGIEGADCVMLLERSLIAFQVKAELVTDSQGRLTDSVSLRPVAGKNQGGLLQIGEGSVVRVENSADRLNLSDDNLISLELLKDKEFLFRRTFQDAASTLMAFGPGASGGLDIVKFVFEKDRLVVKRVTSINGDKNPNEIDHEEMFSVPAVYLQTKTAQGLTLSPARVTTPDKADAVQLDWLKNTIPVANSPLSFLSAGQCFLSVGHQAIRDLDQRLSQGVLNFSIQGSYTFRPECMSVFGLNDYWYEANAQSTYTLSERVSFKLHDTKQDAVKTQDLPFRAQQLLGFGSFTVGQKSQDGFGNSNRLTDEAARPVIQNFRDGRVLTYVLGGASHGTRQSELVIKSTRQVVKDWNEALHKAFRGTALERTGDYVALKVEGQDIAKGQLGDLDRNYIYNFEKNMDSGLLGLSQAGPNPRTGFVESANVLMYGGNLMAYIGYEKELQRIQGEYEALKKSVLAADAKANEQMSVPQGNLAQDTVSLDEVIAKAQERIRPMTPVSLAQFKAQAPARRSNVNAYVSKVRQTQIDNSGLKNQALSQVLSKRDYIQKIIQKAIQMGEMRNPEFMEALTAAEILKSYGGDINAQEKRLLALEAQRLALKSEFAKNFRRGPNCMMSAPQAFLSGDVSKVSVDDVFVNWFSDTLAHEIGHSLGLTHNFKGSFDRANFEFAGEKTGREYSSVMDYKPASHTDYRKPGPYDVHALRAAYAGLVEVGEAVKKAARDEKGQKVIVVQTPENQNVKIVLNQGQFIALEDLKNILVPARLDANGKSVKSFWDLNASMLARFPLKAHGFCTDIDVGGDPTCARWDAGTTPQEVAQFYIDDYKAMYPVLNARNSRINGVGFGSYFYRTLMAQMNMRSFLDEALYQLIQGQPQEVWVPYAIGAWAGMNQLLETVTTPNVNLGVFDPARFSVQEIQVQDEQGKVSTRKLLVERKALQDLRVPGFETSVETRGIEIDKMLALQFLTLQSLGNPRYSSVSLQFSFVDFERMLLGLTDEQSLVVRTLEGALSGSLQGMTFLGQQPIQLDRGMKVDVTEAMRYYSILGATVLLDNSATVDSANPSRLFLVGSSMHSAPADRPVVTRMGSKVTSPTALKLYAHDPATSIGRMVRRAARDRAVIEGSNALVKDLAAVAQAAAGADEAAKATARAALVASLNAMNASGLLANAAEEAAGAGIAAQAELLEQYLGSRLNLVQQIEGLLKQGATLEMLAEQIAQIRSNDETLMRDVPVLMVAQTLINAGMQTDEQKAIAGALFNPGALEIEHGSIVGSLEQMNRIIALVNPELNR from the coding sequence ATGAAAACAAACAGCCTCATCCAGAAGATCGCCCTCAGCGCGCTGATCCTGACCATGGCAATAACATCGGCGTGCACGAAACCCCGCGACAACCAGATCGCCGACGAAGAACTCGATCACGAGTTGATGGCGATCAGCGAACTGCAAGGCGAGGGTTTCCAAATGCAACTCGCTTCGGCCACGGCCGAAGAAAAAGCCAGAGGAGAAGGTTCGGGCATCCGTGCCCTGGCCATCGCCGGATCGAAGTTGCCTTCGAAGCTGAATCCCCTCTTGCAGGGACAAATCGTTCAAGGCAAACCCGGCGCGACGCTGAACGTCCGTTTTCAGATCGAGCCGAAGACCCTGTTCGTTCATCGCCTCGTTCAAGCGAACGACGAACTCACCGCTCTTGAGAAAGACCTGATCCAGGTCGATAAAGGTCAAAAACTTCTGCCCGTCCTCGCGATCCCGGTGAAATCCGTGGGCGTTTTGGTGCCGATCAAAAACGACCTCGGCGAGCGCACGCACAAATTCGAACTGCGCACGACGGATCTGGCACAAGCGACCCACGTCCGCGTCGATCTTAAAACTGAAAATGTCACCCGCATCGAGCTGCCCAAGGACCGCCCGGAGCTCGCCCGCGAAATCGTCGACGCCGGTTCCCTGCGCCAAAAAGTGCTGAGCGACGCCGATCTCGCGCGCCTGATCCCGAGCGACCTTCAGCTCGGTGCGGGACAATACGCCACCGAACTCGTCACCGACGAGGACATGGCCGGAACGCAGACGAAAATCCTCGTCTACTCGATCCTGAAAAAGTCCGCGATCAAAGACGCGAAACTTCTGTCGCAATTGGCGGGCGGAGTTCAGCGTCTGGACGTGCGGATGTGCCCGGCGACGATCGCGTCCCAAGCGGGTATCGAGGGTGCGGACTGCGTGATGCTGCTGGAACGTTCGCTGATCGCCTTCCAAGTGAAAGCGGAACTCGTGACTGATAGCCAAGGCCGTCTGACCGACTCGGTCAGCCTGCGCCCGGTGGCGGGAAAGAACCAAGGGGGCTTGCTCCAAATCGGCGAAGGCTCGGTCGTTCGCGTGGAAAACAGCGCGGACCGCTTGAACCTGTCGGACGACAACCTCATCAGCCTCGAGTTGCTGAAGGATAAAGAGTTCCTGTTCCGTCGGACTTTCCAAGACGCGGCGTCGACGCTGATGGCCTTCGGCCCGGGCGCGAGCGGCGGCCTCGACATCGTGAAGTTCGTCTTCGAGAAAGACCGTCTGGTCGTCAAACGCGTGACCTCCATCAACGGCGACAAAAATCCGAACGAGATCGACCACGAAGAGATGTTCTCGGTTCCGGCTGTCTACCTGCAAACCAAGACCGCACAGGGTCTGACCCTGTCCCCGGCCCGCGTGACCACGCCGGACAAAGCCGACGCGGTTCAACTCGACTGGTTGAAAAACACGATCCCGGTGGCGAACTCGCCCTTGTCGTTCCTTTCGGCGGGTCAATGCTTCCTGTCGGTCGGTCACCAGGCGATCCGCGATCTGGATCAGCGCCTCTCGCAAGGGGTTTTGAACTTCTCGATCCAGGGTTCCTACACCTTCCGTCCGGAGTGCATGTCGGTCTTCGGTCTGAACGACTACTGGTACGAGGCGAATGCGCAATCGACTTACACTTTGAGCGAGCGCGTGTCCTTCAAACTGCACGACACCAAACAAGACGCGGTGAAGACCCAGGACCTGCCGTTCCGCGCGCAGCAGCTGCTCGGTTTCGGTTCGTTCACCGTCGGTCAAAAATCCCAAGACGGTTTCGGTAACTCGAACCGTCTGACGGATGAAGCCGCACGCCCGGTCATCCAAAACTTCCGCGACGGTCGCGTCCTCACTTACGTCCTCGGTGGTGCGAGCCACGGCACCCGCCAGTCCGAGCTCGTCATCAAGTCGACCCGCCAGGTCGTCAAAGACTGGAACGAGGCCCTGCACAAGGCCTTCCGCGGAACCGCGCTGGAGCGAACCGGCGATTACGTCGCGCTCAAAGTCGAAGGCCAGGACATCGCGAAAGGTCAGCTGGGAGACCTCGACCGCAATTACATCTACAACTTCGAAAAGAACATGGACTCGGGACTGCTGGGTCTGTCGCAAGCCGGCCCGAATCCGCGCACCGGTTTCGTCGAAAGCGCGAACGTTCTGATGTACGGCGGAAACCTGATGGCTTACATCGGTTACGAAAAAGAACTGCAACGGATTCAAGGTGAATACGAAGCCCTGAAGAAGAGCGTTCTGGCCGCCGACGCCAAAGCGAACGAGCAGATGAGCGTTCCACAAGGAAACTTGGCCCAAGACACGGTTTCGTTGGATGAGGTCATCGCGAAAGCCCAAGAGCGCATCCGTCCGATGACGCCGGTTTCGCTGGCGCAGTTCAAGGCGCAGGCTCCGGCCCGCCGTTCGAACGTGAACGCTTATGTTTCGAAAGTCCGCCAGACGCAGATCGACAACTCGGGTCTGAAAAACCAAGCGCTGAGCCAAGTTCTGTCGAAGCGCGATTACATCCAGAAGATCATCCAAAAGGCGATCCAGATGGGTGAGATGCGCAATCCCGAGTTCATGGAGGCTTTGACCGCGGCCGAGATCCTGAAGTCCTACGGCGGCGACATCAACGCTCAGGAAAAACGTCTGCTGGCCCTCGAGGCGCAACGTTTGGCCCTGAAGTCGGAGTTCGCGAAGAACTTCCGTCGCGGTCCGAACTGCATGATGTCCGCGCCGCAAGCGTTCCTGTCGGGGGACGTCTCAAAAGTTTCCGTGGACGACGTTTTCGTGAACTGGTTCTCGGATACTTTGGCGCACGAGATCGGTCACTCGCTGGGTCTGACCCACAACTTCAAAGGGTCCTTCGACCGCGCCAACTTCGAGTTCGCGGGCGAAAAAACCGGTCGTGAGTACTCGTCGGTCATGGATTACAAACCGGCTAGCCATACGGACTACCGCAAACCGGGTCCCTACGATGTCCACGCCCTGCGCGCCGCTTACGCCGGATTGGTCGAAGTCGGTGAGGCCGTGAAGAAAGCGGCACGGGACGAAAAAGGTCAGAAAGTGATCGTCGTCCAGACTCCGGAAAATCAGAACGTCAAAATCGTTTTGAACCAGGGTCAGTTCATCGCTCTCGAAGATCTGAAGAACATCTTGGTGCCGGCCCGCCTCGACGCCAATGGCAAGTCGGTGAAGAGCTTCTGGGATCTGAACGCCTCGATGCTCGCGCGCTTCCCGCTGAAGGCGCACGGCTTCTGCACCGACATCGACGTCGGTGGCGATCCGACCTGCGCCCGTTGGGATGCGGGAACGACTCCGCAAGAGGTCGCGCAGTTCTACATCGACGACTACAAAGCGATGTACCCGGTCCTGAACGCTCGTAACAGCCGCATCAACGGTGTGGGTTTTGGATCCTACTTCTACCGCACGCTGATGGCGCAGATGAATATGCGCAGCTTCTTGGACGAGGCCCTGTACCAACTGATCCAGGGTCAGCCGCAAGAAGTCTGGGTTCCCTACGCGATCGGCGCTTGGGCGGGAATGAATCAACTGCTCGAGACCGTGACGACCCCGAACGTGAACTTGGGCGTCTTCGACCCGGCCCGTTTCTCGGTGCAAGAGATCCAGGTCCAAGACGAACAAGGTAAAGTGTCGACGCGGAAACTGCTGGTGGAACGTAAAGCGCTGCAGGATCTGCGCGTCCCGGGCTTCGAGACTTCGGTTGAGACCCGCGGGATCGAGATCGACAAGATGCTGGCGCTCCAGTTCCTGACTCTGCAATCGCTGGGAAATCCGCGCTACTCGTCGGTGTCGCTGCAGTTCTCGTTCGTCGATTTCGAGCGGATGCTGTTGGGCCTGACCGATGAGCAGTCGCTGGTCGTCCGCACCCTGGAAGGCGCGCTGTCGGGAAGTCTGCAAGGCATGACCTTCCTGGGACAACAGCCGATCCAACTGGATCGCGGCATGAAAGTCGATGTGACCGAAGCCATGCGCTACTACTCGATCCTGGGTGCGACCGTCCTTCTGGACAACAGCGCCACGGTGGACTCGGCGAATCCGTCGCGTCTGTTCCTGGTCGGAAGCTCGATGCATTCGGCCCCGGCGGATCGCCCGGTCGTGACCCGCATGGGATCGAAAGTGACTTCGCCGACCGCGCTGAAACTTTACGCCCATGATCCGGCGACCTCCATCGGTCGTATGGTTCGCCGCGCAGCCCGTGACCGTGCGGTAATTGAAGGTTCGAACGCATTGGTGAAGGATTTGGCCGCGGTTGCCCAAGCGGCGGCCGGTGCGGATGAAGCGGCGAAGGCAACGGCGCGGGCCGCCCTGGTGGCCTCACTGAACGCGATGAACGCTTCGGGTCTTCTGGCCAATGCGGCGGAAGAGGCCGCGGGCGCAGGCATCGCGGCGCAAGCCGAACTGCTGGAGCAGTATCTGGGTTCGCGTCTGAACTTGGTCCAACAGATCGAAGGTCTGTTGAAACAAGGCGCGACGCTCGAGATGCTCGCCGAGCAGATCGCCCAGATCCGCTCGAACGACGAGACGCTCATGCGTGACGTCCCGGTCCTGATGGTGGCGCAGACCTTGATCAACGCCGGAATGCAGACCGACGAGCAAAAGGCCATCGCCGGCGCGCTCTTCAACCCGGGCGCACTCGAGATCGAGCACGGCTCCATCGTCGGCTCGCTCGAGCAGATGAACCGCATCATCGCATTGGTGAATCCGGAACTGAATCGCTAA
- a CDS encoding GNAT family N-acetyltransferase, with translation MLRIPFQLTVKARGLCIFLTMIAQFASFAGAAPRCGDVHAGPFLGAPEKARYEEVRLSREIPGSLRFDSVIPSVARVNEKGETLGSLAYVIRNHEQRGPDLLVEYVGVAPEARGTGVSTLLLAALLARTPGVERIVTENLIDVNREVYDRARADGLSHREALRQTPAYRSYSQLGFTEILSSHRNGRELSMEVGLDPAYREEAESHRMDFEF, from the coding sequence ATGTTGCGGATTCCGTTTCAGCTCACCGTGAAAGCGCGTGGGCTGTGCATCTTTTTGACGATGATCGCCCAATTCGCGTCCTTCGCGGGGGCGGCTCCCCGTTGCGGCGATGTGCATGCGGGACCTTTTCTGGGGGCTCCGGAAAAGGCCCGCTATGAAGAGGTGCGGCTGTCCCGCGAAATCCCCGGAAGCCTGCGCTTTGACTCGGTCATTCCATCGGTCGCGCGGGTCAACGAAAAGGGCGAAACTTTGGGAAGCTTGGCATACGTGATTCGAAATCACGAACAGCGCGGTCCGGATCTTTTAGTCGAGTACGTGGGCGTTGCTCCGGAGGCGCGCGGCACGGGGGTTTCGACTTTGCTGCTCGCGGCTTTGCTGGCCCGCACGCCCGGCGTCGAGCGCATCGTGACGGAAAATTTGATCGACGTGAATCGCGAGGTCTACGATCGGGCGCGCGCGGACGGACTCAGTCACCGCGAGGCCCTGCGCCAGACACCGGCCTATCGTTCGTACAGTCAGTTGGGATTTACCGAAATTTTGTCGAGCCACCGCAATGGTCGTGAGCTCAGTATGGAAGTGGGACTCGACCCCGCTTATCGCGAAGAGGCCGAATCCCACCGGATGGACTTTGAGTTTTAG
- a CDS encoding UvrD-helicase domain-containing protein, whose amino-acid sequence MSGTASDVTSFKDSLDWETRGRTDALVIRAGAGAGKTTELVKRVLSLILRFRAREQRFPRLVITTFTRKATQELRERLLLGALALGDEEVLRFVQQSKSLQISTIHGTLRRFLSSFGPAAGLSPEFRIMDELSESRLRKKSLRQVLEDPEQAVHFESLLENWDLGSFWNAFAGWSELTAVHPEAVAETAADVEAGVHAHFRKLEAACDDYFRIAALEEKLPPNRVEFIDWLGAIVGHAKTLAPALKRAHWLEALEDRPRAYTTKLSPAFKEAQVLVYDLWNEIEGDDFSNEFIQDYAAALEHFLPLAGALRERIETEKARRSELALADLELWTLKILNTHPESGTQFGEQWDYWMIDEFQDTSPLQVKILGALVGGKNEFVVGDPQQSIYLFRGARSEVFELKETSVTGAGGRNSRLMKNYRSSPKLMNFLNRFLCEIEPRQFAPMEIGGGADKDLAQGPQVVFWSLPKDAVAEENDAVLARVQELLRAGVAAEKICVLARGNKELRDFCQLAEKHGVPTRFSGAAGFAERREVRDALAFLKFLANPHDNLSLMTLLRSPWFHVNDRELAQLKYGLRGSYWLAAQTRLKEPSGGGFGETSAASLRSLQASLNLADEKGLTQAWVETLLNEGFIDESLKLDASGQRESHFWRLLADLKFQEREPGFNILKWIEQLEVGQITDEKSDDEAPAVIEPSRVQVMTIHASKGLQFDHVILTRAGTARFAVSPGVFKADEMSGKFSLGVRGARTGSWLNSGWAYELMETEKAREVAEFDRFLYVALTRAIQSVSVVWKREVSASWMARRPTWSILAEGLHTLADDGPAFDLEIRHREPALEVFERKAETAGRVRELWKVEEPLAERPREIAAASGWSRFEKIQNGVDVHRALELLQGDWEYDDAAEMVTLKEKLEKVEGVSMRQLIEEGFVEWAFLVKVDGAKRAQPEFWMSGRIDLWGLIKGADGRDEVWIVDYKTGTSRSRDSAIAQLRSYAWTLYRMNRIPEGARVKLLPLYLNEPQATRSEDAPSFADLDENLLEILASRK is encoded by the coding sequence ATGTCGGGCACCGCATCTGATGTGACCTCATTCAAAGACTCCCTGGATTGGGAAACGCGCGGCCGCACCGATGCGCTCGTCATCCGCGCGGGGGCAGGGGCCGGCAAAACGACCGAACTGGTCAAACGCGTTCTGAGTTTGATCCTGCGGTTCCGCGCGCGCGAGCAGCGTTTTCCGCGTTTAGTGATCACGACCTTCACCCGCAAGGCGACCCAGGAGCTGCGCGAACGCCTCCTCCTCGGCGCGCTGGCGCTTGGTGACGAAGAGGTGCTGCGCTTCGTGCAGCAGTCGAAGTCGCTGCAGATCTCGACCATTCACGGAACTTTGCGACGTTTTCTATCCAGCTTCGGCCCGGCGGCGGGTTTGTCGCCCGAGTTCCGGATCATGGATGAACTGAGCGAGTCCCGACTGCGCAAGAAGAGTCTGCGCCAGGTCCTGGAAGATCCGGAGCAGGCCGTGCATTTCGAGAGTCTTCTCGAAAACTGGGATCTCGGGTCGTTCTGGAATGCGTTCGCGGGCTGGAGCGAACTGACGGCGGTGCATCCCGAAGCGGTCGCGGAAACGGCGGCCGATGTCGAGGCCGGAGTCCATGCCCATTTTCGAAAGCTGGAAGCGGCCTGCGATGACTACTTCCGGATCGCGGCCTTGGAAGAAAAGTTGCCGCCGAACCGTGTGGAGTTCATCGATTGGTTGGGCGCCATCGTGGGGCACGCCAAAACTCTGGCGCCCGCTCTGAAGCGCGCCCATTGGCTGGAAGCGCTCGAAGACCGCCCACGGGCCTATACGACGAAGCTTTCGCCCGCGTTCAAAGAGGCGCAGGTCCTCGTCTATGATCTATGGAACGAGATCGAGGGCGATGACTTCTCGAATGAGTTCATTCAGGACTACGCGGCGGCGCTGGAGCATTTTCTGCCCCTGGCGGGTGCGCTCCGCGAACGTATTGAAACCGAAAAAGCGCGTCGCTCTGAACTTGCGCTCGCGGATCTCGAGCTGTGGACGCTGAAGATCCTGAATACCCATCCGGAAAGCGGGACCCAGTTCGGCGAGCAATGGGACTACTGGATGATCGACGAATTCCAAGACACCTCGCCGCTGCAGGTGAAGATCTTGGGCGCCCTTGTCGGTGGGAAAAATGAATTCGTCGTCGGCGATCCGCAACAGTCGATCTATCTTTTCCGGGGCGCGCGTTCCGAAGTTTTTGAATTGAAAGAGACCTCGGTGACGGGTGCCGGCGGCCGCAATTCGCGGTTGATGAAGAACTATCGGTCCTCGCCGAAGCTGATGAATTTTTTGAATCGTTTTTTGTGCGAGATCGAGCCGCGGCAGTTCGCCCCCATGGAGATCGGCGGCGGCGCCGACAAAGATTTGGCTCAAGGACCCCAGGTGGTTTTTTGGAGTCTGCCGAAAGACGCCGTGGCAGAGGAAAACGACGCGGTCTTGGCGCGGGTGCAAGAGCTTCTGCGCGCGGGTGTCGCGGCGGAAAAGATCTGCGTCCTGGCCCGTGGAAACAAAGAGCTGCGCGACTTCTGCCAATTGGCGGAAAAGCACGGCGTGCCCACGCGTTTCTCGGGGGCGGCGGGTTTCGCCGAACGCCGCGAGGTGCGGGACGCCTTGGCTTTCCTGAAGTTCCTGGCCAATCCCCATGACAATCTGAGCCTGATGACGCTTTTGCGATCGCCTTGGTTTCATGTGAATGACCGCGAACTCGCGCAGCTGAAGTACGGCCTGCGCGGGTCCTATTGGCTGGCGGCGCAAACACGATTGAAGGAACCGAGCGGTGGCGGTTTTGGCGAGACTTCGGCGGCCTCGCTCCGCTCACTGCAAGCTTCGCTCAACCTTGCCGACGAGAAAGGTCTGACTCAAGCATGGGTCGAGACCTTGCTGAACGAGGGCTTCATCGACGAAAGTTTGAAGCTCGATGCCAGTGGGCAACGGGAGTCCCATTTCTGGCGCTTGTTGGCGGATCTGAAGTTCCAAGAGCGCGAACCCGGTTTTAATATTTTGAAATGGATCGAACAACTGGAAGTCGGGCAGATCACCGATGAGAAATCCGATGATGAAGCGCCCGCCGTCATCGAACCTTCCCGCGTGCAGGTCATGACGATTCACGCCTCGAAGGGTTTGCAGTTCGATCATGTGATCTTGACCCGCGCAGGCACCGCACGTTTCGCGGTGAGCCCGGGCGTCTTTAAAGCCGACGAGATGAGCGGGAAGTTTTCGCTCGGCGTGCGCGGCGCGCGCACGGGCTCGTGGCTGAACAGTGGCTGGGCCTATGAGTTGATGGAGACCGAGAAGGCCCGGGAAGTCGCGGAATTCGACCGCTTTCTGTACGTAGCTTTGACCCGGGCGATTCAGTCTGTCAGCGTCGTCTGGAAAAGGGAAGTGTCGGCCTCGTGGATGGCCCGTCGTCCGACCTGGTCGATCCTGGCCGAGGGGTTGCATACCCTCGCGGACGATGGCCCCGCCTTCGATTTGGAAATCCGTCACCGCGAACCCGCACTCGAAGTCTTTGAGCGCAAAGCCGAGACCGCGGGGCGGGTGCGTGAACTTTGGAAAGTGGAAGAGCCACTGGCCGAGCGCCCGCGTGAAATCGCCGCGGCTTCGGGTTGGTCGCGCTTCGAAAAAATCCAGAACGGGGTGGATGTTCACCGCGCGCTGGAACTGCTTCAAGGCGACTGGGAATATGACGATGCGGCCGAGATGGTCACGCTCAAGGAAAAACTCGAAAAGGTCGAAGGCGTTTCGATGCGCCAGCTGATCGAAGAGGGTTTCGTCGAGTGGGCGTTTCTGGTGAAGGTGGACGGCGCGAAGCGCGCGCAACCGGAGTTCTGGATGTCGGGACGTATCGATCTATGGGGCCTGATCAAAGGCGCCGATGGCCGGGATGAAGTTTGGATCGTGGACTACAAGACCGGAACCTCGCGTTCACGGGATTCCGCCATCGCGCAGCTGCGCTCCTACGCGTGGACCCTTTATCGCATGAACCGGATTCCTGAAGGCGCGCGGGTGAAACTGCTGCCGCTTTATCTGAACGAGCCCCAAGCCACCCGCAGCGAGGACGCGCCGTCCTTCGCGGACCTCGACGAGAACCTGCTCGAGATCCTCGCCTCCCGGAAATAG
- a CDS encoding PD-(D/E)XK nuclease family protein yields the protein MMLKIARLQHPSDKSALFQDFQPDHDVWIVSDLRTKLELQKELMRDREGLPGDAILRGSELWTQLLKKHLPKATVISKDWMNLFARTALGQALSPSDLKIAVELISVLGSVFAHPDRATFLEDLLARDPSAQTRWGKVITEAQFLFDQARGRGWILQESLPAVLTEFENPRLRHPAPGRGRLFFDLGASLGASEAELIRRLSEVHDVVVLLPRPAHAENFRFLLQPGESLAGEKLDIATSESTARTREFPRFSGRVAEIKNAVGQVREWLDAGVPIGHIGVITPNFEMDFPILATAFKVEGVPLDRESSERVQTHRLLQKWSSKLRLWKEELEYADLFTAFQEGFPLRSEEFSAKLKTGLFHEDLGRVAAVRERVDSWKSEGGPTDLAGFFEKATALWVDPDYADLEQIFESLNEKTPKGAHLSLRDWVEWMEVQTARLESTKSRGGADRLAIVPLQSADSLQWTHRIFMSMTDQLPDKGATSLLSRDEIDTLGWTHGFFLPHPEQKLLQFELEWSLLANSEIDILSYPLTDWDGAPTSPQALWLAGRGNAGHEADHPKSSRWDEIQSSRAQEPARVEPGATPVPQTEALRLSASSLQRYGDCPFIFAAEKIFGLIDPPLVDLDMDRRQLGQLQHAYLEELTAEHPIRFERSDAELGEILDRLAASDPEMMRDANPRLWQAQRTKWIKLGQRFLATERDWFARHPGSRIIAREHEFHFVFDPARGVWRAGERNSPTEIAFTGRLDRVDGYFEGGVLKSILLYDYKASTQQKHAFGSWLKDNEIQLGFYSWAMNEGLMDPAWKGLVTGALYYNLKTLERDRGVVTDEAVGRLATRSLPKGTTADKLSAFWDELQLKLRERMTAIAQGLIAPAPLKEELCDRCAWRGLCRAPHLM from the coding sequence ATGATGCTGAAGATCGCGCGCCTCCAACACCCTTCCGACAAAAGCGCCCTCTTTCAGGACTTCCAGCCCGATCACGACGTCTGGATCGTTTCGGATCTGCGAACCAAACTCGAATTGCAAAAAGAGCTGATGCGCGATCGCGAGGGTCTTCCCGGCGACGCCATTTTGCGCGGGTCCGAGCTGTGGACGCAGCTGTTGAAAAAGCACCTTCCCAAGGCCACGGTCATTTCTAAAGACTGGATGAATTTGTTCGCGCGCACGGCTTTGGGGCAGGCGTTGTCGCCGTCGGATCTGAAAATCGCCGTGGAGCTGATCTCGGTCTTGGGTTCGGTCTTCGCCCATCCCGATCGCGCGACGTTTCTGGAAGATCTGCTCGCCCGTGATCCTTCCGCGCAAACGCGCTGGGGGAAAGTCATCACCGAGGCGCAGTTTCTTTTTGATCAGGCGCGGGGCCGGGGCTGGATTCTGCAAGAGTCTTTACCCGCGGTCCTGACCGAATTCGAAAATCCGCGTTTGCGTCACCCGGCCCCCGGTCGCGGACGCTTGTTTTTCGATCTTGGGGCATCTTTGGGGGCCAGTGAAGCCGAGCTGATCCGTCGGCTTTCGGAAGTTCACGACGTCGTGGTTCTGCTGCCGCGTCCGGCGCACGCCGAAAATTTCCGTTTTCTTTTGCAGCCGGGGGAAAGCCTGGCCGGTGAAAAACTCGACATCGCGACGAGCGAGTCCACGGCGCGCACGCGTGAGTTCCCGCGCTTTTCGGGGCGGGTCGCGGAGATTAAAAATGCCGTGGGCCAGGTCCGCGAGTGGCTGGACGCGGGCGTTCCCATCGGCCACATCGGCGTCATCACCCCGAACTTCGAAATGGATTTCCCGATCTTGGCGACGGCCTTCAAGGTCGAGGGTGTGCCGCTGGATCGCGAGTCTTCGGAGCGGGTGCAAACGCACCGGCTTTTGCAAAAGTGGTCGTCGAAACTTCGGCTCTGGAAAGAGGAACTGGAGTACGCCGATCTCTTCACGGCTTTTCAAGAGGGTTTTCCTCTGCGCAGCGAAGAGTTCTCGGCGAAGTTGAAGACGGGGCTTTTTCACGAGGACTTGGGGCGGGTCGCGGCCGTGCGCGAGCGGGTCGACTCGTGGAAATCCGAAGGCGGTCCCACGGATCTGGCGGGCTTTTTCGAAAAGGCGACCGCGCTGTGGGTGGACCCGGATTACGCCGATCTGGAGCAGATTTTCGAAAGCCTGAACGAAAAGACGCCGAAGGGCGCGCATCTGTCGCTGCGGGACTGGGTCGAGTGGATGGAAGTGCAGACCGCGCGACTGGAAAGCACGAAGTCGCGCGGGGGCGCGGATCGTCTGGCGATCGTGCCGCTGCAAAGCGCGGATTCGCTGCAGTGGACGCACCGGATTTTCATGTCCATGACCGACCAGCTTCCCGATAAAGGGGCGACTTCGCTTTTGAGTCGCGACGAGATCGACACCCTCGGTTGGACGCACGGATTTTTCCTGCCCCACCCCGAACAAAAACTTCTGCAATTCGAACTCGAGTGGAGTCTGCTGGCGAATTCGGAAATCGATATTTTGAGTTATCCCCTGACCGACTGGGATGGGGCGCCGACTTCGCCCCAAGCTTTATGGCTGGCGGGACGGGGGAATGCCGGGCACGAAGCGGATCATCCGAAGTCCAGTCGCTGGGACGAAATCCAATCGTCCCGTGCCCAGGAACCCGCGCGGGTGGAACCGGGCGCGACTCCGGTCCCTCAGACCGAAGCTTTGCGTCTTTCCGCATCGAGTTTGCAGCGCTACGGGGACTGTCCCTTCATCTTCGCGGCCGAGAAGATCTTCGGCCTCATCGATCCGCCCCTCGTGGATCTGGATATGGATCGCCGTCAGTTAGGTCAGCTGCAACACGCTTACTTGGAGGAGTTGACCGCCGAGCATCCGATCCGTTTCGAGCGCAGCGATGCCGAGCTGGGCGAGATTCTGGACCGACTGGCCGCCAGCGATCCCGAGATGATGCGCGACGCGAACCCCCGTTTGTGGCAAGCGCAGCGCACGAAGTGGATCAAGCTCGGCCAAAGATTTTTGGCTACCGAGCGGGACTGGTTCGCCCGTCACCCCGGCAGTCGTATCATCGCGCGCGAGCACGAGTTCCATTTCGTATTCGATCCCGCCCGCGGCGTTTGGCGCGCGGGCGAAAGAAACTCGCCGACCGAAATTGCCTTCACGGGACGTCTGGACCGTGTGGACGGATACTTCGAGGGCGGAGTTTTGAAATCGATCCTGCTTTACGACTACAAAGCGTCCACGCAACAAAAGCACGCCTTCGGTTCTTGGCTGAAGGACAACGAAATCCAGTTGGGTTTTTATTCGTGGGCCATGAACGAAGGTTTGATGGATCCGGCCTGGAAGGGCTTGGTCACGGGCGCCCTTTACTACAATCTGAAAACCTTGGAGCGGGACCGCGGAGTCGTCACGGACGAAGCCGTGGGTCGGTTGGCCACGCGCAGTCTGCCGAAGGGAACGACGGCCGATAAATTGTCCGCGTTCTGGGATGAGCTTCAGTTGAAGTTGCGCGAGCGGATGACGGCCATCGCCCAAGGGCTGATCGCGCCGGCGCCGTTGAAAGAAGAACTGTGTGATCGCTGCGCATGGAGGGGATTATGTCGGGCACCGCATCTGATGTGA